The Streptomyces luteogriseus genome includes a window with the following:
- the rpmG gene encoding 50S ribosomal protein L33 encodes MAATDVRPKITLACVECKERNYITKKNRRNNPDRLEMKKHCPRCNAHTAHRETR; translated from the coding sequence GTGGCTGCCACCGACGTCCGCCCGAAGATCACGCTGGCCTGCGTGGAGTGCAAGGAGCGGAACTACATCACCAAGAAGAACCGGCGTAACAACCCGGATCGTCTTGAGATGAAGAAGCACTGCCCGCGTTGCAATGCGCACACCGCGCACCGCGAAACGCGATAA